Proteins encoded together in one Streptomyces sp. B1I3 window:
- a CDS encoding electron transfer flavoprotein subunit beta/FixA family protein: MSLRIVVCVKYVPDATGDRHFADDLTLDRDDVDGLLSELDEYAVEQALQIADEADDAEITVLTVGPEDAKDALRKALSMGAHKAVHVEDDDLHGTDVIGTSLVLAKAVEKTGYDLVICGMASTDGTMGVLPALLAERLGVPQVTLLSEVSVEGGTVKGRRDGDAASEQLEASLPAVVSVTDQSGEARYPSFKGIMAAKKKPVESLDLEDLEIEADEVGLGGSWTAVDSAAERPARTAGTIVKDEGEGGKQLAEFLAGQKFI, translated from the coding sequence GTGAGCTTGAGGATCGTTGTCTGTGTGAAGTACGTACCCGACGCCACCGGGGACCGGCACTTCGCCGATGACCTGACCCTGGACCGTGACGACGTCGACGGTCTGCTGTCGGAGCTCGACGAGTACGCGGTCGAGCAGGCGCTGCAGATCGCCGACGAGGCGGACGACGCGGAGATCACCGTGCTGACGGTGGGCCCCGAGGACGCCAAGGACGCGCTGCGCAAGGCCCTGTCGATGGGCGCGCACAAGGCCGTCCACGTCGAGGACGACGACCTGCACGGCACCGACGTCATCGGCACCTCCCTGGTGCTGGCCAAGGCTGTCGAGAAGACCGGTTACGACCTGGTCATCTGCGGCATGGCGTCGACGGACGGCACCATGGGTGTCCTTCCGGCGCTGCTCGCGGAGCGCCTCGGCGTCCCGCAGGTCACGCTCCTGTCCGAGGTCTCCGTCGAGGGCGGCACGGTCAAGGGCCGCCGTGACGGCGACGCCGCGAGCGAGCAGCTCGAGGCCTCCCTCCCGGCCGTGGTCTCCGTGACCGACCAGTCGGGTGAGGCGCGCTACCCGTCCTTCAAGGGCATCATGGCGGCCAAGAAGAAGCCGGTCGAGTCGCTGGACCTCGAGGACCTGGAGATCGAGGCGGACGAGGTCGGTCTCGGGGGCTCCTGGACCGCGGTCGACTCCGCGGCCGAGCGCCCGGCCCGCACGGCGGGCACGATCGTCAAGGACGAGGGCGAGGGCGGCAAGCAGCTGGCCGAGTTCCTTGCGGGCCAGAAGTTCATCTGA
- a CDS encoding flavin reductase family protein, translated as MTASPDLATPRTATPELLRSVFRQHAAGVAVITAAGERPVGFTATSLSSVAAEPPLISFGVGTSSSSWPVVAEAEHVGVHILGEHQRELAATFARSGADRFGPSTEWRRGPQGVPLLGGVVAWLVCRVVARVPAGDHSLVIAEVVGGDPSGGGRPLVYHQGRFTALRD; from the coding sequence ATGACGGCCTCGCCCGACCTCGCCACTCCCCGAACGGCCACGCCCGAGCTCCTGCGCTCCGTGTTCCGGCAGCATGCCGCCGGAGTCGCCGTGATCACCGCCGCCGGCGAGCGGCCGGTCGGCTTCACGGCCACCTCGCTCAGCTCCGTCGCCGCCGAGCCGCCGCTCATCTCCTTCGGGGTGGGCACCTCCTCCTCCAGCTGGCCCGTCGTGGCGGAGGCCGAGCACGTCGGCGTACACATACTCGGGGAGCACCAGCGGGAGCTCGCGGCCACCTTCGCGCGCAGCGGCGCCGACCGCTTCGGCCCTTCCACCGAGTGGCGCCGCGGCCCCCAGGGGGTGCCCCTGCTCGGCGGTGTCGTGGCCTGGCTGGTCTGCCGGGTGGTGGCCCGTGTCCCGGCCGGGGACCACAGCCTCGTGATCGCCGAGGTGGTGGGCGGAGACCCGTCGGGCGGCGGTCGGCCGCTGGTCTACCACCAGGGTCGTTTCACTGCTCTGCGAGACTGA